A single Arcobacter sp. FWKO B DNA region contains:
- a CDS encoding type II toxin-antitoxin system RelE/ParE family toxin, with translation MKINFSNRFEKEFFEIYMYIAKDSFSNADNFKSELMSSMQILKDFPYMYRKSKKAKYKNLRNMIYKKYVIPYKIKENEILILGIFKKNLWKA, from the coding sequence ATGAAAATTAATTTTTCAAACAGATTTGAAAAAGAATTTTTTGAAATCTATATGTATATAGCTAAAGATTCTTTTTCAAATGCAGATAATTTTAAAAGTGAGCTAATGAGTAGTATGCAAATACTAAAAGACTTCCCCTACATGTACCGCAAATCCAAAAAAGCAAAATACAAAAACTTAAGAAATATGATATATAAAAAATATGTAATACCATACAAAATAAAAGAAAACGAAATATTAATACTAGGTATTTTCAAAAAAAACCTCTGGAAAGCTTAA
- a CDS encoding nucleotidyltransferase family protein, translating into MLNKTQVIEKLKELKSIYEKDGFYIYGLFGSYSRDEQTQDSDIDVLVEATPKFVQNNGGGFGAIEKLNQIKNQLQKEFGVKVDFTDKSGLSPVGKKFIVDKTIYV; encoded by the coding sequence ATGTTAAATAAAACTCAAGTTATTGAGAAATTAAAAGAATTAAAGTCTATCTATGAAAAAGACGGTTTTTATATATATGGTCTTTTTGGTTCTTATTCAAGGGATGAACAAACACAAGATAGTGATATAGATGTATTAGTAGAAGCCACACCAAAATTTGTACAAAATAATGGAGGAGGCTTTGGGGCAATAGAAAAGTTAAATCAAATCAAAAATCAATTACAAAAAGAATTTGGTGTAAAAGTTGATTTTACAGATAAATCAGGACTTAGTCCAGTAGGCAAAAAGTTTATAGTGGACAAAACAATCTATGTATAG
- a CDS encoding response regulator transcription factor produces MLYTNIKDLNILYIEDDGVIAESFVSILTRLGANVTHVTTYKEAAQKFDLGYNNFDLIITDIRLPDGDSGLDFARFVRAFDKDKTIVVTTAYAETDYLLDAIEYDVDKYFIKPFKESLFFEYLDDVAQKIKEKRNPPKNTQKVAESVTPTSKDTILLQDGIVYSYTGKCFIKDEEEIALTSQEIHLIELLLENMSKIVPYEDIQSSFTKKNGKTISIDTLRTVAKNIRKKTTHSILTTLSNIGYKMSPVN; encoded by the coding sequence ATGCTATATACAAATATAAAAGATTTAAATATACTTTACATTGAAGATGATGGAGTAATAGCGGAAAGTTTCGTAAGTATACTTACAAGACTTGGGGCTAATGTAACTCATGTAACTACCTACAAAGAAGCAGCACAAAAGTTTGATTTAGGGTACAATAACTTTGATCTTATCATCACAGATATTAGACTTCCTGATGGTGATAGTGGTCTTGATTTTGCTAGATTTGTAAGAGCATTTGACAAAGACAAAACAATAGTAGTAACTACAGCTTATGCAGAAACAGACTACCTACTAGATGCAATAGAATATGATGTGGATAAATATTTTATAAAACCATTTAAAGAATCTTTATTTTTTGAATACTTAGATGATGTTGCTCAAAAAATCAAAGAAAAAAGAAACCCACCAAAAAACACACAAAAAGTAGCCGAGTCAGTAACACCTACATCAAAAGACACTATCTTACTTCAAGATGGCATAGTATATTCGTATACTGGCAAATGTTTTATAAAAGATGAAGAAGAGATAGCTCTTACATCTCAAGAGATACATTTAATAGAACTTTTACTTGAAAATATGTCAAAAATAGTCCCATACGAAGATATTCAAAGCTCATTTACTAAAAAAAATGGAAAAACTATCTCTATAGATACACTAAGAACTGTAGCAAAAAATATAAGAAAAAAGACAACTCACTCTATCTTAACTACCCTATCAAATATCGGGTACAAAATGAGCCCCGTAAACTAA